A single Anas acuta chromosome 19, bAnaAcu1.1, whole genome shotgun sequence DNA region contains:
- the DNAJC30 gene encoding dnaJ homolog subfamily C member 30, mitochondrial has product MLPRAGTADVTARRRRTARCTQDGGARTLRRRGPMEPAALGRLRRLLLAAPGLGLAPGRAGHQGCGEALGPRRDLYEVLGVPPTATQAQIKTAYYEQSFRYHPDRNAGSAAAAERFAAVSEAYLVLGSAALRRKYDRGVLSREDVRGAPKPSGRPLTPAPPPARSAAASSSRRGPVPPPFDFDAFYRAHYGEQLERERMLRARREQLRLRREEAAAQGRFQLISDLSVGLLFFLGVVLLYSLK; this is encoded by the coding sequence ATGCTGCCGCGTGCCGGCACTGCCGACGTCACCGCCAGGCGCCGGCGCACAGCGCGCTGCacccaagatggcggcgcgcGGACGCTGAGGCGGCGCGGCCCGATGGAGCCGGCGGCGCTCGGTCGCCTGCGGCGCCTGCTGCTCGCCGCGCCGGGCCTCGGCTTGGCGCCGGGCCGCGCCGGGCACCAGGGATGCGGCGAGGCCTTAGGGCCACGCCGCGACCTGTACGAGGTGCTGGGCGTCCCGCCCACGGCGACGCAGGCGCAGATCAAGACGGCGTACTACGAGCAGTCGTTCCGGTACCATCCCGACCGCAACGCGGGCAGCGCTGCCGCCGCCGAGCGCTTCGCCGCCGTCAGCGAGGCCTACCTGGTGCTGGGCAGTGCCGCGCTGCGCCGCAAGTACGACCGCGGCGTCCTCAGCCGCGAGGACGTGCGCGGCGCCCCCAAGCCCTCGGGCCGCCCGCTCaccccggcgccgccgcccgcccgctccgccgccgcctctTCCTCCCGCCGCGGGCCCGTCCCGCCGCCCTTCGACTTCGACGCCTTCTACCGCGCGCACTACGGGGAGCAGCTGGAGCGGGAGCGGATGCTGCGGGCGCGGCGGGAGCAGCTGCGCCTCCGCCGGGAGGAGGCAGCGGCCCAAGGCCGCTTCCAACTCATTTCCGAC